The following proteins are co-located in the Procambarus clarkii isolate CNS0578487 chromosome 16, FALCON_Pclarkii_2.0, whole genome shotgun sequence genome:
- the LOC123760168 gene encoding golgin subfamily A member 6-like protein 22 — protein sequence MVRVREESVEEQWVRVRVRQESVEEQWVRVRVRQESVEEQWVRVRVRQESVEEQWVRVRVRQESVEEQWVRVRVRQESVEEQWVRVRQESVEEQWVRVRQESVEEQWVRWVRVRQESVEEQWVRVRQESVEEQWVRVRQESVEEQWVRVRQESVEEQWVRVREESVEEQWVRVRQESVEEQWVRVRQESVEEQWVRVRQESVEEQWVRVRQESVEEQWVRVRQESVEEQWVRVRQESVEEQWVRVRQESVEQQWVRVRQESVEEEQWVRVRVRQESVEEEQWVRVRQESVEEQWVRVRQESVEQQWVRVRQESVEEEQWVRVRVRQESVEEEQWVRVRVRQESVEEEQWVRVRVRQESVEEEQWVRVRVRQESVEEEQWVRVRVRQESVEEEQWVRVRVRQESVEEEQWVRCSMMLPSSTPIAGVQWGLTAVSIMWFETPGTSV from the exons ATGGTCAGGGTGAGAGAAGAGAGCGTGGAGGAGCAGTGGGTCAGGGTGAGAGTGAGACAAGAGAGCGTGGAGGAGCAGTGGGTCAGGGTGAGAGTGAGACAAGAGAGCGTGGAGGAGCAGTGGGTCAGGGTGAGAGTGAGACAAGAGAGCGTGGAGGAGCAGTGGGTCAGGGTGAGAGTGAGACAAGAGAGCGTGGAGGAGCAGTGGGTCAGGGTGAGAGTGAGACAAGAGAGCGTGGAGGAGCAGTGGGTCAGGGTGAGACAAGAGAGCGTGGAGGAGCAGTGGGTCAGGGTGAGACAAGAGAGCGTGGAGGAACAGTGGGTCAGG TGGGTCAGGGTGAGACAAGAGAGCGTGGAGGAGCAGTGGGTCAGGGTGAGACAAGAGAGCGTGGAGGAGCAGTGGGTCAGGGTGAGACAAGAGAGCGTGGAGGAGCAGTGGGTCAGGGTGAGACAAGAGAGCGTGGAGGAGCAGTGGGTCAGGGTGAGAGAAGAGAGCGTGGAGGAGCAGTGGGTCAGGGTGAGACAAGAGAGCGTGGAGGAGCAGTGGGTCAGGGTGAGACAAGAGAGCGTGGAGGAGCAGTGGGTCAGGGTGAGACAAGAGAGCGTGGAGGAGCAGTGGGTCAGGGTGAGACAAGAGAGCGTGGAGGAGCAGTGGGTCAGGGTGAGACAAGAGAGCGTGGAGGAGCAGTGGGTCAGGGTGAGACAAGAGAGCGTGGAGGAGCAGTGGGTCAGGGTGAGACAAGAGAGCGTGGAGCAGCAGTGGGTCAGGGTGAGACAAGAGAGCGTGGAGGAGGAGCAGTGGGTCAGGGTGAGAGTGAGACAAGAGAGCGTGGAGGAGGAGCAGTGGGTCAGGGTGAGACAAGAGAGCGTGGAGGAGCAGTGGGTCAGGGTGAGACAAGAGAGCGTGGAGCAGCAGTGGGTCAGGGTGAGACAAGAGAGCGTGGAGGAGGAGCAGTGGGTCAGGGTGAGAGTGAGACAAGAGAGCGTGGAGGAGGAGCAGTGGGTCAGGGTGAGAGTGAGACAAGAGAGCGTGGAGGAGGAGCAGTGGGTCAGGGTGAGAGTGAGACAAGAGAGCGTGGAGGAGGAGCAGTGGGTCAGGGTGAGAGTGAGACAAGAGAGCGTGGAGGAGGAGCAGTGGGTCAGGGTGAGAGTGAGACAAGAGAGCGTGGAGGAGGAGCAGTGGGTCAGGGTGAGAGTGAGACAAGAGAGCGTGGAGGAGGAGCAGTGGGTCAGG tgcagcatgatgctgccGTCTtcaacacctattgcaggtgttcagtggggtctcACAGCTGTTagtattatgtggtttgagacacctggtACATCTGTGTAA